AATAAATGACATCATTCTACTGGGATTCCCATACGGATATGCGTTCTATACAATTGAAATGTGTCCTTTAACACAGGATTCCTTTGTgtgtactttttattaaacTCACTTTTGTTTGTAGGacataatcaaataaaacatcaatattttttttattatttaatcaatagGGAGAGAAGATgtggataaaattaaatgattttagcCAATTTTAATATGCAATAATTAAATGAGTGATACTGATATAAAGCGCATAATCGCTGAGACACCCCCGCTTTCCTCTTATCTCTGTTATCGTATCCGAGTTATGACTGATAAGCGATAATAGCACTTAATGCCTATATGGCTTATTCCTGTTTAGGTTACAAGCTAGATATTGAGATACAGATACTCGAAAATTCGATACTATCACTGTAGTCGAGTGCCAAATAATGCAACTGACAACCTATGGATCTTGTCAAGTCTTCTACAATATTGtagtattcatttaatttatttccttattttaaagttataacaACAGTATACATATTTCATGCTTTCTACGTTATAATTTCAACAGAATTATTGACAAAAATTTTCAAAGAAACTGTTTGAAATATGAAACagcaaaaaagtttattatatttcagcCGTATTCTGTCAGCCCGGTCTGCGGATGAGTTCTACAGCTGCATGGGTGGTGGCGCCGGCGCCGTATGGGAGGCTGGTGACTCTTTGGTGGCGAGGGTCGTGGCTTTCGGTTCTGCACCGGAGCTGCCCCGGCTCCGCAGCCTGCATAGATACCGTGTGGCCCCACCAGCTCCGCCCACTTCAGCTCCCATATACCATCCACCGTTACATTCTGCAGTACGttcaactttaatttattattaccaaACTTTCATACTACCACTATACACAACTGGATGAGATCATTTAACAAGGCAAACATCGTGAAAATTTGAGCTTTCATTAATATAAGCATTAGACGTATAACTTGTGAATTTAACATTTTAGATGCAGTCAATGACAAAACGTGGTCTACGCCTGTTTTATTCAGAAGATGAAGGAGACTCCAGTGATGATGGAAACAAAATGGCTTTGGCCACGGTAAGAATTCTAGACACGAAACTTTTTTAAGTGAATTTAACTGTTCAATGGAtgatagacattttattttcacagtTCGTACCTCGACGTGAAGACCGGTTAGCAGCAGGAGACAGACTGTCTTTGGATATTGGTGCATTGAAACGTCAGTACGCTCGCCTAAGAGAACGACAAAGACAAGCACATGTTATACTAGCCGCAGCTTGTGCCCGACATGCTGCAGGTAAAGCATTACAACATAAATACTTTGAATGATACTTATACTGATACAAGATAgctaaaatactttatatattattattaaatgattattttttttcttttcagtggGTGTACCTACCTCCCCAACGTCACTCACAGTTAATAACCTTCTTCTGGGCAAAAGTGCATTAGTCAGCTCTAGAGGAAGAAGACTTGGTCCGCCTCCAGGAGCGATACCACCATCGCGGCAAACATCGACACATGACAAATCAGAGCAACGTTCACGACAATCGAGTGACACTATCAGTTGGAATGAAGAAAAAAGCCGTAAGACCCTTAGCAGACGAAATTCTGTTAAATGGAAAGATATAAAGAAAGATAAAGtgaaacaaaaagaaaggaAAGCTTCCATTGACTTAGATGAAGCTGGTGATGGAATTATTGTTTCTGAAATTGAAGCTAATCGAATGATAGCTAATGTAAGATCTCGTAGCTCGAGTGAAACATCTTCTTATTCGTCACACAGTGCTTCAAGTACAGACACAAGTTTGTGTGACGAAAATGAAAGAGGTAGTGATTCCGAACCAGATATCCCGGATGATGAAAAAGATAAGAATAACTTGAAtactaagtataaaaatatttcttctccACCAACTGCTAAACCAAGCAAAAGTAGTCATTCTCTAACTAAAAAAGAACCTGTTGTATTACGTACTCCTGATAGGGAAACAACAATGCTATTGGATGATaaacctattaaaaatatatcggaATATTTAGATTCTGCAGCAGGTGAACCTTTGCGCACTTACATTGATGGATTTGAAAGCAAGTTAAACGACAGTTTGAAAATTACAAATGATGTCCCTGTTTTCAATCCAACCAGTATATCTCCGTGTTCTCCACGTATGACTTCTGAAAGAAATGAAGTTTTACAAAGACTTAATAGAacaaaatatgaagaaaattcCACAAGTAGAGAAATCACAAGGCCTACAAGTTTTACAAAGTCACCAAATGTCTTTACTGAACTCAGTCCTATTGATTTATCACCGTGTAATTGTGGCGTCGGCCCCAAATCTCCTTACGAATATGATTTCGAAAAAAACTTCAAGCGACCACCGTTAACCGAGCCTGTATCCAGACCACCCGATATCATCGATAGTTTCACGATGTATCCAAATTTTGTGCCTGACATAGATTTATCTGATAAGAATGTATCTGACTTTGAAAGTCCGCCAGGAAGTCCCGGCAGTGAAAGCATCATAGTGAGTGAAGATGAACCGCCAATACctttaaaaattgataaatactTTGAACATAGTCCAGAATTTTTTGGTGCGCGAGTTACAGATCCTAATAGTTCAGACATTCCGAATCGGCGTTCTACTAAAAGGTTATCACGCCTACCAAAGAAGCCAGACTCATTAACGTTACAAAGTAACCACAATGATAAACTTATTAAAGAAGAAGCTGAGAGAGCATCATCACTACCACAAAGTCATAGTTTTGCAAAGAAAATTAGCGAAGAGTATAAAGAACCAGACTTTATTGCTGCTCAGAAACGAGAAACTCCTGAAACAAGCAAAGAAGAAAGAGATATATTTTCCCCTAAAgattacattttacaaacagGACGAAAAAATAGTGAAAGAGccttacaaataattcaagaaaaCTCCAAAATCCTAAGTCGAATCTTAACAAAGCAAAACATGGCCGAAGTAAAGAGTCCTACGAAGTACCAAGTCACAAAAAGTGATGAAAATGTTCTCGAAAAACAACGAAATAGTTATTCTAAGACAGTTCCagaaaaaactgttgaaagtCAGCTCATTGAATCACCTTTACTAAAAGAATCTACCTCTGATTCGCTAATAGGTTATAGAAAAAGAAGTGTCAATGTAGGATCAACTGAAAATAACGATTTTGTGCGAATTCGACCTATTTCCATTGATGACCCCTTTTCTTTAGAAATTCGAAATTCGACAACAAGAGAAGaggaattttcaataaaacacacaaaaagtCCAAGTAGTGAATGTTTAGGTAATAAGACCGATTTATATGGATGGGAAAATAAAGGGTTTCTAGCAAAATGTGATCATAAAAGTTTTTTAgagaaaactgaaaattttGATTTCGATTATCAAAGGAAAGCCAGTGATTTGTCAAGTTACGGTGACTTATCAAATAAAGACCTCAAGCCTGCAACTACATCTGACTGGACTCGTCATTCTTTTTCGGGTGAGTCCAAGGCGTCAGTAACTTTACCGTCTTCGGAACCAAAAGATACGTCAACATACGAGAAGCGTTTTACTTCCGATGACTATAACTATCCATTTTCAAGCAAATATAATGACTTTGTGTTGTCTAAAGCTAGTGATATTTGTAGCAAAACGGTTAACCAAGGACCGAAAGTTTGCGAAAATGTATCTAAGACTGATAACAGCCAAGTTAGTGACTTTGCTCATGTTGTGACCTCTTCTATTAGTTTCACGTATGAACCATCAGCAGAGGACGACTCGCCGACTGGAGCCAAGAGCAACTCTAGTGATACTTTATGTCAAATCACGTCGCTAGATCAAGTATCCACTCCGATATCACCTAAGATATTCCCAAACAGAGAAACTCCCACTATTCCTAAAGACTATACAGAAAAGAGTGATAGAACAAAAGTGGAGTCAGACGATACTTGCAGTGCTATCACGTCGCTCATTGAAACAGACACGTTGTCCTCTTTGTCTTACCCACGCAGTCCTTCAACAGGCTCCTACCACCCCTTCCCCACACGTCCTGTGCTTCGCATGCCCAAAGAGTTAGGAGTGAGACTGGGCATGTACCCTAAAGATGTGATCAATTCTCCACCAAAGTAAGAGTAATAAATCAAGTTATGTATTAAAGACACTATTTCTAAGGTTGTTTTGTCTTGAATTAACCAAGatcaattttaatatgtacgtgaaaatatttttattgatattttctgCTTTATTGATAATATACCTAGATTACTTGAACACAGATttttagaactttattattttaaactagtttttcggttttaaatcatgttatgttattacaaCATTTTTGAATATGAATCTTACCTGCTGCTAGTTTTCgtatttaagtatttgttttgtgttatattGTAGCTTGAGGGCTGGAAAtgttttctctattaatattaCA
This Spodoptera frugiperda isolate SF20-4 chromosome 20, AGI-APGP_CSIRO_Sfru_2.0, whole genome shotgun sequence DNA region includes the following protein-coding sequences:
- the LOC118281653 gene encoding uncharacterized protein LOC118281653 isoform X1, whose translation is MQTISVQQPINLKVVRFELDFSDLVNENPSPVRRKSKKIKVPKINNKKQSAIPPPPLLKITSQKRAVKDLVEDLLDELYSKQRDWSGIDCSQSTSASFTSCQSNCGEKTEAIERSYLEALDTKELWEQKVEWEERLQATGERLAKYVRIRDRLRRQQNRICAAFTVLLRHITGESGARFGVTPGGGEGPGEGGYAEWLHAMRLVARLPAGVPQHFRRKLWLTLAERHLTARGIDWPSAERGCFRGTAQPDDTELGAQILKDLHRTGCSLFCGAEGRENQAMLRRVLLAYARWNKDVGYCQGFNMLAAIILEVMDKSESDSLKVMIYLVEAVLPEGYFADDLRGLSADMAAFRDLLRLRLPRLAQHMDHLQRISDGGGVEPPLPDVFTMQWFLTLYATWLPREFLLRIWDLVLLDGNEVLLLTALAIWDMLQDRILSARSADEFYSCMGGGAGAVWEAGDSLVARVVAFGSAPELPRLRSLHRYRVAPPAPPTSAPIYHPPLHSAMQSMTKRGLRLFYSEDEGDSSDDGNKMALATFVPRREDRLAAGDRLSLDIGALKRQYARLRERQRQAHVILAAACARHAAVGVPTSPTSLTVNNLLLGKSALVSSRGRRLGPPPGAIPPSRQTSTHDKSEQRSRQSSDTISWNEEKSRKTLSRRNSVKWKDIKKDKVKQKERKASIDLDEAGDGIIVSEIEANRMIANVRSRSSSETSSYSSHSASSTDTSLCDENERGSDSEPDIPDDEKDKNNLNTKYKNISSPPTAKPSKSSHSLTKKEPVVLRTPDRETTMLLDDKPIKNISEYLDSAAGEPLRTYIDGFESKLNDSLKITNDVPVFNPTSISPCSPRMTSERNEVLQRLNRTKYEENSTSREITRPTSFTKSPNVFTELSPIDLSPCNCGVGPKSPYEYDFEKNFKRPPLTEPVSRPPDIIDSFTMYPNFVPDIDLSDKNVSDFESPPGSPGSESIIVSEDEPPIPLKIDKYFEHSPEFFGARVTDPNSSDIPNRRSTKRLSRLPKKPDSLTLQSNHNDKLIKEEAERASSLPQSHSFAKKISEEYKEPDFIAAQKRETPETSKEERDIFSPKDYILQTGRKNSERALQIIQENSKILSRILTKQNMAEVKSPTKYQVTKSDENVLEKQRNSYSKTVPEKTVESQLIESPLLKESTSDSLIGYRKRSVNVGSTENNDFVRIRPISIDDPFSLEIRNSTTREEEFSIKHTKSPSSECLGNKTDLYGWENKGFLAKCDHKSFLEKTENFDFDYQRKASDLSSYGDLSNKDLKPATTSDWTRHSFSGESKASVTLPSSEPKDTSTYEKRFTSDDYNYPFSSKYNDFVLSKASDICSKTVNQGPKVCENVSKTDNSQVSDFAHVVTSSISFTYEPSAEDDSPTGAKSNSSDTLCQITSLDQVSTPISPKIFPNRETPTIPKDYTEKSDRTKVESDDTCSAITSLIETDTLSSLSYPRSPSTGSYHPFPTRPVLRMPKELGVRLGMYPKDVINSPPK
- the LOC118281653 gene encoding uncharacterized protein LOC118281653 isoform X2, with the protein product MSALLNSLRSLAGASKASSAGESGARFGVTPGGGEGPGEGGYAEWLHAMRLVARLPAGVPQHFRRKLWLTLAERHLTARGIDWPSAERGCFRGTAQPDDTELGAQILKDLHRTGCSLFCGAEGRENQAMLRRVLLAYARWNKDVGYCQGFNMLAAIILEVMDKSESDSLKVMIYLVEAVLPEGYFADDLRGLSADMAAFRDLLRLRLPRLAQHMDHLQRISDGGGVEPPLPDVFTMQWFLTLYATWLPREFLLRIWDLVLLDGNEVLLLTALAIWDMLQDRILSARSADEFYSCMGGGAGAVWEAGDSLVARVVAFGSAPELPRLRSLHRYRVAPPAPPTSAPIYHPPLHSAMQSMTKRGLRLFYSEDEGDSSDDGNKMALATFVPRREDRLAAGDRLSLDIGALKRQYARLRERQRQAHVILAAACARHAAVGVPTSPTSLTVNNLLLGKSALVSSRGRRLGPPPGAIPPSRQTSTHDKSEQRSRQSSDTISWNEEKSRKTLSRRNSVKWKDIKKDKVKQKERKASIDLDEAGDGIIVSEIEANRMIANVRSRSSSETSSYSSHSASSTDTSLCDENERGSDSEPDIPDDEKDKNNLNTKYKNISSPPTAKPSKSSHSLTKKEPVVLRTPDRETTMLLDDKPIKNISEYLDSAAGEPLRTYIDGFESKLNDSLKITNDVPVFNPTSISPCSPRMTSERNEVLQRLNRTKYEENSTSREITRPTSFTKSPNVFTELSPIDLSPCNCGVGPKSPYEYDFEKNFKRPPLTEPVSRPPDIIDSFTMYPNFVPDIDLSDKNVSDFESPPGSPGSESIIVSEDEPPIPLKIDKYFEHSPEFFGARVTDPNSSDIPNRRSTKRLSRLPKKPDSLTLQSNHNDKLIKEEAERASSLPQSHSFAKKISEEYKEPDFIAAQKRETPETSKEERDIFSPKDYILQTGRKNSERALQIIQENSKILSRILTKQNMAEVKSPTKYQVTKSDENVLEKQRNSYSKTVPEKTVESQLIESPLLKESTSDSLIGYRKRSVNVGSTENNDFVRIRPISIDDPFSLEIRNSTTREEEFSIKHTKSPSSECLGNKTDLYGWENKGFLAKCDHKSFLEKTENFDFDYQRKASDLSSYGDLSNKDLKPATTSDWTRHSFSGESKASVTLPSSEPKDTSTYEKRFTSDDYNYPFSSKYNDFVLSKASDICSKTVNQGPKVCENVSKTDNSQVSDFAHVVTSSISFTYEPSAEDDSPTGAKSNSSDTLCQITSLDQVSTPISPKIFPNRETPTIPKDYTEKSDRTKVESDDTCSAITSLIETDTLSSLSYPRSPSTGSYHPFPTRPVLRMPKELGVRLGMYPKDVINSPPK